The region AGATACCACACAGGCATTCACATACATAAGAGCACTGTCATCGTCATAGTTTTCCTACTATAATTGAATTACTCCCTCCTAGTTCTCCTCCTTAAACTATTTTTCTATAGCACTTACCTACCTACTAGTATTGTTTGACTCTCCCCTTGCTCTCAGGCTGTAAGCACTAACAGGCAAAAATTTGGTTGTGTCGTTCACTGATGAACAGTGCCTGGTACATAAGCACTAATATATTTAGCAAATAACCAAAAGCAGTGGTGTGATACAAGTTTCAGCAATAGCCTGTTATGTTTCTCCTTTAACCCATTCTCTCCCTGGTGTGatgttgtatgtgtgtatgtaaatgtgTGGTCTGTATGTATCACCTGAGCATTAAGTACTCTTAGGAGCAGCCACAACTTGCTAGATGGGCCATGCAAAACacccacaaaagaaataaatgcttcTTCCTACTCTGGACTATGAGAGCAGTTAATTATCAGGACAGTGTAGCCCAGCCAGAGCTTACCATCCAACCACTACCTTGCTTATTTTAGCCCTGCCCTTCCTGTTTCTCGCCTGCCAATGCCTAAGGGGACCTGGGAACAAGAATCATCTCTCGTAAAGCAGAAACCACCTAATCAAGTGAGAGAACTGAGTATTCTCCACACCAAGTCCAACCCACTCCTTACAGGTCCTGTGGCCCCACACCCTTTCCACTAACAATGGCAGCTTAGTCAGAGAACTGAGGTTTGATAGAGCACCAAGTTTCATTGTTTTCCCCACGCCAGATTTTAGATGTGAAGGAGCTATAGACTAAGCAAAACTAAAGGATAGTGATTTAATtattagtagctagaattattcaCAGCTAATATGTAAGTATGTGTTTGCCCACCATTTTAGAATTTGGGTCATACATTTAATGATTCACCTTTATCAACATCTGTAATGTTCATCCTCCTTTTTAGTGGCATGTCTAATTTGTACCAAATATAGGCCTAATGTTATTCTGATGTTAAGTGATGTTTTTGATGGTTACATTCAGAGCTAACTAGGAATCTGCAATGTTACAGCATTTTACctaacctggaaaaaaaaaatgtccatgatCATGAGGTATCACCACCAAATCCaagtagcaagaaaaaaaaagaataatgtaagCCAGGCCCAGTGGCATCAGtcagtaatcccagccacttgagaggcagagatgaggaatTGTGATTTAAGGCCAGTTTGTGCATAAAATTTCACAGCACTCTAAACCCATGGGAGGGTGTGCTGCTTCATGCCTGTTGTTCCAGCTGCAGGGAAGCATGATGGCTAGTGCAGTGatgtgcacctgtcacccccaGCAACCTGAGCAAGCACAGGCTTGCTGAGCATACATACCAGGAAGAATGCTAGAgatgtacctcaagtggtagggtacctgcctagtaagcacaaagccctgagttcaatccccattactattaaatccccccccccaaaaaaagactgaAGCTGTGCATTTTAAAGAAACTGCAGAAAGTATTTACCTTATGTTCCACCAATGGTGAGTTGCCTTATTCCTGGTTCATACCCTTCTTCATCTTCTCTCCCCGATAGCAGTATACAGGTAAAATTTGATGACAGCAGCTCTAGAAAGCAGATAGAAGTTCTTCAGGAACTTGGACATTCCGGAAAAGGAAAAAGTTTAGATGGAGAGTAGGAAGCTTTTATTAGGAATGTCAAAGTAGTGGAACAAGAATGACAAAGACCGGAGGCTGCTTCACTTGATTATAATTAACTTTCTGTGGGTGGAAAAGGCAGGCACCAAGCCAGCACCACcactttataaataataaatcttTTGTGGTGGTGATGTTTTGAAAGACATGGTAAAGTTGCATCAGTGTGGTGAAACATCACTAAATGAGTGGGATGCCTGGAAAAGCATGTGTTTAGAAAGGGATCATTCTACAACCTGGACCAGATGCACTTCCAGCATACAGCAATAACCTGGGATGTAACACTTGGAGCAAAGATCGCATGTATATTGGGATACTAGTGACAGAAAGAATACTTGAGTGTATTTATGCAGCCAGGCAtcggtggtgtgtgcctgtaatcgtacctacctactcaggaggcagagatctggaacttcaaagccagccagaacagaaaagtccttgatactcttctccaattaaccatcagaaaacctgaagtggcactgtggctcaaagtggtagagcactagcattgagcagaagagtttaagccccaagaccaacaacacacacacacacacacactgtgtagcATACAGTATCTCTTATTAAAGAatactaaatttattttcaaaagccaGTCTATCTTTTTGTATTGATTCCTCCTTGGGTTAGCATCCTTAGGACACATTTTGTTATAACAATAGGATTCAAAGTAGAAAGTTACTGAGGAAGTTACTGAAAGATCCTGAGAAAGTGGCAGTGTTAGATATTACTATCTCTTCTCCCAGTTACCTACCTCACCTCAATTTTCAACtactgttcatttgttttttgttgccctTCAGGGGAGATTTTATCAGTGAATATTTTGCCTAAAAACCTCAatgtctaccttttttttttcctgcaagggAAATAATTTGGAATACTGCCTTCCAGTTACCACCACcactaataaaaacttttaataaAATCTGGTATGCTCTAGATGCTTACACGAGCTGTCAatcttgtttatattttcaaaaaaactATAGGAAACTAATGGGAAAATTACACAGACAAGGCAGTATACCTTCTTTAGGAATTGTGATTTTACTACTTAAACCACAATGGAAGTGTCTGTTACTATggttttggaatttatttttgaatagtaTTAATAATTGATTTATCATTGAAGGAGAGTTACTGTACCCAACAATTCAGATATGGCGGAAGTGAAGTCAATGTTCCGAGAAGTTCTTCCAAAACAAGGTATGTACATTATCTACCAATACTTATAGAGACCCATAGAGTGATAGGTAGACATCACTAGGTAGCCATTGGCAGGTGATGTTATATTGTATTTCTATTTTGTCTTATTTGCTATACACTCCTTTCATATGTAGGTTGTAAATAAAGGATGATAGCCCAAATTGCAAATTATGATACAGGAATTTGAGTGAATGTAGTAACTTAACATTCACAGTAAGGTCTgaaggtggggaaaaaatgacCTCACTAAAACAGTAAGTTAAGAAAACCTGAGTACTTAAGCTATCCAGTAATTTAGGTATTCATATATAACATTTTGGAATGTTTGTGTTGTATATAGTCTAAAGTCTCATTTATAGTTAACTCAAAGACTCTTCTTGATAGCTTAAGAGTCTTGCATAGTTCAAAAAACATGTCTTCCATAAAACCtcaatttctttgtgtgtagGACCTGGGGCCTTGCcccagcttttttgtgctcaaggctagcactcttgccacttgagttatatatagctctgcttccagctttttgttggttaactgagcatctcatggactttcctgctcagactggctttaaaccgcagtcctcagatcttagcctcctgagtagctagcattacaggtgtgagccaccagtgcccagctaaaaccTTAATTCCTTACAGTGAAATGAAGTACTCACTTTGCTGGTTCCAAGCAAAACACAATCTAGTATCAAGAATTTTTCATTTACAATGATTTAAGTATTTAAAACCTTTGTTCTAGCTGTATATGCAAACAACTGGGCTACTGTCCTctaattattatttcttatttaacaTAGGGCAGTTGTCTGTAGAAGATGTAACCACTATGGTGCTGTGTAAACCCAGAATTTTACCCTTGAAATCTCTGACTctggaaaaactggaaaaaatgcAGCAAGCAGCACAAGATACAATTCGCAAACAAGAAATGGCAGAAAAGGAACAGCAAATAACCCACTGACCAATACCCAGCACTCTAGAGAAGACACTCCCTTTCAAGTTACTTAAAATATTCTGCATCTCTATGCTGAACATAGTATTCGCTAATAAAACTAAGTATTCCTCTATGTAAAAATAAAGATTGGGAACATTTGTGAATTTAAACGATAGTATGCATTAAATCCAAACTTAGAACAAATTTTATGGGATTGTCTTTTACTCCAGCCaagtttttataattttaaattaccATTCACCGTTCCTATTACTATCAATTTTACAGTCACAGGTGACCAAATACAACATTTATATAGAGGGTCTTTACATATGAAAAACCTGAATTTTaagatacattctttttttttttttttttgccagtcctgggccttggattcagggcctgagcaccatccctggcttcttcccgctcaaggctagcactctgccacctgagccacagcgccccttctggccgttttccatatatgtggagctggggaatcgaaccgagagcttcatgtgtaggcaagcactcttgccactaggccatattcccagccccttaagataCATTCTTATGTTGGGTTTTCAtattacctaaaaaaaaaatcatttttgtgtTCCATGTTTCATGCTATCTAGCCTGACCAGCAATAACATTTTTAAGAAATCTTCACCTGTTCTATAGTCAACTAAGGTTTTGCACAGAGTgtatgctaatactggggcttgaacttgagcattcttgcttggtttttttcccactcaaggctatactctaccatttgaaccccacttccggctttttgctggttagaagtACacatctcttggatttatctgtccatgctggctttgaacccagatcctcatatcttagctccctgagtagctaggattccaagtgtgagccactagtcccTAGCTTCAACTACACTTTCAAGTTAATTAAGGACTAAAGAATTACATGATCATTCAGGTACCAAACACAACTTAATAACCTGAAAATGTTTCATTGTAATTGTCTTCAATAAACTGTAGTAGTAGTATAGGCTTGAAAGAGCTCATGAAGCAAATTTAACTTTGAATTCTACAAGTCTGATACAGTACCTAAATTTGTAAAAAGGTACATTCCTGAGATTTACCTGTGTAAACAATGTAATTCTTGTAGTAATCAATAGGCAGTTTAAATTACCATACACTTGGAAGCCTTATTGAGTAGGCTCTGTAGAGTTTAGAAATGTGATCATTCTTTAAATTTTGGTTCATTGGTATTACTCAGTACTTCTTAAAGACTGGGTAAATGTAAATATTTGAGCATTtggaaaataatgtttttaacaCTTAACCATTTgatagaacaaaatgaaaaaagctATTGTAAATATGTAAGTTCCACTAAGCTCTGGATTGGATCAATAAGCAAGAAATTAAAATGTCCATTTATTTTCATCAGTATAATCTTAGAATTTTTTACTaatataactttcaatttaaaagTTTTCAAGTAAAAATGTTCATAAGGTACACAGCTTAAACTAGTGCCTAGGCTCAAATGTGTTCCTTTAACAAGtggtttaaacatttttgtaTGGATTTTTGGTTACTTtgggggtttggtttttttgggaGGAGGTAGGCAAGGGGTAGGggggcagtgctggggatcaaacctagagctGATGCATACTAGATCTGTAGGATGTTTTCACCTAAAATAAATATACTCCCAGTAAAGAATCAACACTGCTTcacatgttttattttgtgttgtacATTCTTGTAGAACCAGGTTCATTTTTCCAGTTTTGTAGAAAAATAGATGTTCCAGCCACCATTTACTTAACTGTCTAGTCTTTAAGACCAAACAATATGTTCCCTGGAAAGATAAGTAAGTCTCATGactaaatcactttttaaaaattcttttaagacaaagactttttctttttactcccAAAGCACAGTATTTCATCAGCAGCAGCCAACACGGGGTTCTAGCAGCTTAACTTTACCCCCTAAATAAAGCTTTGTATAAACCAGTGATTTTACTACAAAAAACACTGTCCTTGAAAGAAAGGAGTGGCAGTCAAGACATCAATGCAAAACTTGGAATGATTAGGTCATAAACATGGCACTTAGAAAAGATAGCTTATTAGAATATTCCACTTAAGAAGAAGTGGTTACTTTTTGTCCCTCCTTTATCccctcaaaaacaaagaaaaaaaaacacttcttttaaaaattccccTTAAATGAAGTTTATAAAATTTCACAAATGCTTTGTACCCAAaacaaatgcttaaaaaaaaacaactgtgctAACAACTCTTACAATTCAGATATATTTTTTATAACATCTAAGACCGCAAGAGTTCTTATATTCAGTAGCTCTCTGGTTTAAGACGACCACCATCTCCTTCACTTACAAAACGCTTTCTGCCCCtgaaattaaaagaacaaaaacataaaaaaatacaaattataacTTATTggcaatgaaaaaaatttaaaacagaattttTCTAGTTGTACATTAAGATATAAAGGGCTTAattactgttttaaaaaattcacagACTTTTGTCCTGCTAAacgttttcattttataaaaccaaatcaagttgggtgccagtggctcatgcctatactcctagcaaTTAGAAAGATCTCTGAGACAGGACCGCAGGTCAAATCCAGCTttggggcagggaaatccatgaaacttatctccagttaagaagtggagctagggctcaaaatggtagagcaccagccaaaataaagctaagggatagcacctcggccctgaattcaagccccagtactggaagcatgcgcacgcgcgtgcaacacacacacacacatacagcaaCCCATTTTTTTAGTAACATCATAATTACTGAAGTTAATTAGAtaagttttaaaatagaaaactaatATATAGAATGTATTTATTCCCACCACAATACTATTTGGAATCTAAACCCTGGGCCAAATATGAAACAATATGATTGAGAATTACAAACGAACAACCTAACAAAATACAtatgattaaaaattttttaacttttctctgcTATAGAAAAGCCATAATCTGAAAAGTTGGAATGACAGAAATCTTTCCAACTATATCATTCAGTGTTTTATATtgaaaaagtatttaaataaagTACCTTGAGGGACAAAGATCTCTGAGTTGTCTGGAAATGACTCCAGCCTGGAAACATTCTTCTACAAATCTCTCAAGCACAGAGTATGAATGTGGAACATCCAGATTAATATCTGGAATTTCATTGTAAATTCTCTCATAACCCTAAAACAAAATGATACACAGAGTTGTTAGCCCAGAAAGTACATACAACAAAACAATTTATCAATGTATACTTCAAGGCTAATAGTTATTAGCCTTATGGTGAAAAGTCTTGATTTCAACCTTAACAAGTAAAAAAGTTTCAGAATATTTGCTCTAAAACTGTTCTTAAAACAGATGTCCACAGGCTTGAGATGGCAAGTTCTTATCTACTCCTCTAGCTACGTTTACCATTTTTAAGAAACATAGATAACTTCACCAAAATTTCAacatacaaaaacaaagtaaaagtttGGTAAAAGTTTGttacatataaaattaaaatgtatcaaTATCTTAAAAATTGAATCTTTGATCTAGAACacaaaatcatattttaattaaataggcAAAAAGTCCCATTGATGGAATTTTTTTACTTTCTAAGAAATGAGTGCATGAGTTTCTAGGAAGTGCAAGTTTTAAAACATATtagtagaggctgggaatatggcctagtggcaagagcacttgcctcgtatacatgaagccctgggttcaattccccagcaccacatatatagaaaatggccagaagtggcgctgtggctcaagtggcagagtgctagccttgagcaaaaagaagctagggacagtgctcaggccctgagtccaaggcccaggactggcaaaaaaaaacaaaacaaaaaaacaataaaacatattaGTATAATACTATTAAACATACCTAAAAGAAACTTTCATTAGCAATTCAAAATCTTTATTCAATTATATACCTAAGGTGTAAGCCTAGAAACTGCTTAATGTGATACTTACCCTCTTCATTTGGTCTACAGTAATGGTAGAAGACTTCCAAAGAGATTTTAATAAATCCAAAATCATCTTGAATGCACTTTCTCCAGTTGACTCTAAAACCATTACAATAGCCTAAAATTTGAGcaaaataatgaattttattaATTCAGAAAAGACTTACTAGAATGTGTTATATCAATTTCTTCTAGTATGTAAAAATTAAATAGTAGtaacattttttgccagtcctgggacttaaactcagggccttaacactgtccctggcttcttttttgctcaaagctagctagcactctagcacttgagccacagtgccacttccagctttttatgtttgtgtggtgctgaggaattgaacccagagcttcatgcatgctaggcaggcactctactgctaagccacattcccagccccaataatataaaatttagaaATCACTTCATtaacaatttttaagaaaaaacatgAGCATTTCTTACTATTTCCTAAAAACTCTTTGGTATGGCAAAGCAATCTTACTTCGTAAACAAGCTCGTGGTGAAAATGAGGTACTTCCAGTTCCTTAAGGCAATGTTCAGCTTCAGAAATGTCTCCAGAGAGTAAATACTCTTTCAGCAGCATATCAATCTATCAGGTTTAAAAAGCAAGTTGTTCAAATTACAAACAGCTAAGAAGACGCGATACTATTCTAAGAGGATTTTTACATAAATAAGTATTTTACAATTTTGAAATGGTTTGTGGTTATGAAGCAAATACAATGCTTTAGTGTGTTTGACTAATCACTGAACTGTCAAGTTAGTTTACAATGTATGTGCTTTAAGGAGTTTCCAATTGAAGATAAGGAATTTTAAACACTAGAGGGGGCACTAACTCAAAATGTCAATATGAATTTTCTAAGTGGCACAAAATAATGCATCATTATGATTGTAATGCAAATGGAGCCAAAAGAATGAGAGATGATAATGGGAAATTATTAAGAAGGGAAAAGATTTCTGCATGATTTCTCTATTCTCTACTAGAGTTGAACTCATTACTGAAATATGCTCATCAGTAATTCCAATTGTAACTATAGACACAAGTATTGTATAGTAGTAATATCACTGGCTCTAGAGAAAAAGTAAGAAGATTTTCAGTACAACAGCTTCAACTCAGAATATTTCTTTCCTAAAAACTGCTTGTAAAACCAGCTTTGCATTTAATATCTCTATTTCCATTCAATATCTCTATTTCCAACCTGAACAATGTATTTTCATGATAGATAAAAATAGAACACTAGAATACATCCTGATTAATAATTCCtatgttttaagaaaataatatgttGCATTTAAATTAActaattttactttataattaccATgaatgtatttagtatttgttatACTACTTTTAACATTTGTCATctaactttaaaaagtaaaatgttgcCCAGAAGATTTCATGCATTTTTGAAGGTTAGTTACACAAACAAGTAAGATTCTTAGGAGTCATCTTTGTCTAACGTTTCCATGTAAACAATTATCCAATAACATCAACCTCAAACATATAATGGTAGCTTATTTAAATTTTTGCCGTTTCCATCTTTTTATTGATAATGTCACTGTCCATATCAACCTAGACATTAATTCAGGACCCTAAGTCAAAAACAACCATACTCAAAACAGTTTGGCAGTTCAGGAAATAGTATcttattaacattttcttttttctttcttttttatgctcaTACTAGAGCTCAGGCCGGGCCACTGGACCTTAtttagtttttccactcaaggctagaactctaccacatgagccacagctcaacttcagtTTTTCAttcgttaactggagatgagagtctcacactgggcacctgtggctcatacctgtaatcctagctactcaggaggctgagagttgaggattgcagtttgaagccagtcagggcaagaaagtctacacaatttatctccaattaaccaccagaaaactggtagaggcattgtggctcaaaaggtaaagtactagccttgagcaaagcagctcagggacacacAGCCCATGCcctaggacctgcaaaaaaaaacaatccagaaAGATTTCTTAAGATCTTTTCTTAAAGTTCTATAGATAAGGGCATTGGTGTTTTAAATTTCTTGCTACAGAACACCAGAAAAACCCAGTGGGAATAATTCGGTAATTTTAATTTGTTGGTGCTATTATccaattactttttcttttaatgaaagtATACAGGTAGTAATATTCCTAACAAAAACCTATCATTGTGGTCTACTCTAGTGCTCACAATTCATCACTTACAATTCATAATCACCCAGTTTCAAACTGCACATATAAAAATTTGAATAGCAAGTATTTATTAGAACAAAAAAGTTTCATTTCAACTGAATAATTTTAAATGCTAATGTAAGACAAAGATTTCACGCACTTCTCTGAAGTTCAGAGAACCTTTTTCTAATTATTCATGAAAGCCCTTGTCACAACTTAactgtttcattttaaaaattaaagaaaaaatttaacaACTTAGACTTACATAATATGTAGTGAAAGGGGATAAGCAAACATAAAAGAAATTATTCAATTTTCTACTTGTAGTTCTACtgaattggaattttttttaaccacaaaacACCAGTTAGtatattcttttctcctctcacaagaatacattttaattaaacaACAATATTCAATAAGTACAGGTACCTCTTTAACAAGGTGATTGACAGACTGCTGCCCACCTCCAGAGCCCCACACACTATCTTTACGCTTTCCGCCTTTAGACATACTCAGGAGCACAGTAGCCTTATCCAGAGCAGCTCtaccaaaatataaaaagaggaaaaaattaattttgatacATGGATATGCCCAAGGCTTACCAAATTGTGGTAAAGCTAACAAAATGCCTTATGTACCAAAAAAATtcatataatataaaaaaatataaaattcaaaattccttttaaaagctacttttcaaaataaaagtagATAGCAAGAAATACATATTCCATATTAACATCTTCATGTTCTTTAGCTTTCATTtctcactttaaaaattaaaagatattaCAAAATAACTGACCTGCAATGAGAAGGAAGTgtgtgtactagtcctggggcttgaattggagcctgggagctatcccgggcttttatttttatttcattttttatttttttgcactaccacttgagacagctccacttccagtgtttgggTAGTTAACTGATGATAAGtgcctcatagattttcctgcttgagctagctttgaactataattctcagatctctgcctcctaaattaactcagattataggcctgagccactggcgcccagctgagAAGGAATATTTCACATACAGTTTTTACCTAGAACTATGTCATGTCATCTAAGGAAACCATACCAACTATTACCTGAAGTAGCCCTAGAAAATTAAGTTTATATCTAAACCTGGGAAAACCTAAGACATGGTGAATTCCAAACATAAGTCTctaggaggttaaaaaaaaatcatgtagctATGTCACATTTAACTTATAACTGATGATacgaaagaacaaaatgaaaaacacgTTTTCCAAGAAAGATTTCACtgtacatacaaaataaaattgtaaataagTTTCCTTTAGTAATGTTGTCTCTCACAGTATTAAGTAACTGTGGAATGTTAGAAcacaaaagcacaaagaaaattctATATGCAacagtatattttataaataagaaagctgaggcccagagaagggTAATAGGTTAGCTAAAACTCagaaattacttattttattaatgtcCTTTTCCTGTTATTTCGTGTCAATAATCTTCATTGTAATTGAGAAGCTAGACTAGTGACAAATACATAGCCACAGTATTGGATTAATGctaagttcatttcaataagattttatatatattccTCAATTTTGAAATTCTTGTGGCAAAATTACTTACCTAGCCTGTACACAATCTACAGTTCCTTTGTAACTGTCAATATAGGTATTACATAAAATTCCATCTCCAACAGCTCTAGCAATGAATTGGCCCACCAActataataagaaagaaaaataactacattaaaaaaatt is a window of Perognathus longimembris pacificus isolate PPM17 chromosome 2, ASM2315922v1, whole genome shotgun sequence DNA encoding:
- the Bbip1 gene encoding BBSome-interacting protein 1 — translated: MAEVKSMFREVLPKQGQLSVEDVTTMVLCKPRILPLKSLTLEKLEKMQQAAQDTIRKQEMAEKEQQITH